Proteins co-encoded in one Mycobacteriales bacterium genomic window:
- a CDS encoding cation acetate symporter has protein sequence MNPVAAAAAVDGGQRALTIGLFVAFVVLTLVITVKASRNNQTAADFYSGGRSLTGPQNGVAIGGDYMSAASFLGIAGIIALSGYDGFLYSIGFLVAWLVALLLVAELLRNSGKYTMADVLAFRMKQRPVRVAAGISTITVSIFYLLAQMVGAGALVTLLLGVSSPAAKNITIVAVGALMIFYVTVGGMKGTTWVQIIKAVLLMTGTTLVTILVMIKFGGSVSALLGAAAENSGKGDAFLNPGQKYGTVLQGVTGKLDLISLGIALVLGTAGLPHILTRFYTVPDAKAARKSVLWAIGIIGSFYLMTIALGFGAAALVGRADIIAQSPSGNTAAPQLAQAIGADFFGDTGGTLMLAIIAAVAFATILAVVAGLTLASSSSFAHDIYASVIKRGTANERQEVRVARIAAIAIGAVSIVLSIYAQKLNVAFLVALAFAVAASGNLPAILYSLFWKRFNTAGAVSAIYGGLVSSVVLVAFSPVVSGKVVPGVNGAPDTSGSLFGLGTDFSWFPLENPGLVSIPFGFFCGWLGTVLSKEYNAEKYAEMEVRSLTGAGSEKAVAH, from the coding sequence GTGAACCCGGTCGCGGCGGCGGCCGCCGTCGACGGCGGGCAGCGCGCCCTGACGATCGGCCTGTTCGTGGCCTTCGTCGTGCTGACCCTCGTCATCACTGTCAAGGCGAGCCGCAACAACCAGACGGCAGCCGACTTCTACTCCGGCGGGCGCTCGCTCACCGGGCCGCAGAACGGCGTCGCCATCGGTGGCGACTACATGTCGGCCGCGAGCTTCCTCGGCATCGCCGGCATCATCGCGCTGTCGGGCTACGACGGCTTCCTCTACTCGATCGGCTTCCTCGTCGCCTGGCTGGTCGCGCTGCTGCTCGTCGCGGAGCTGCTGCGCAACAGCGGGAAGTACACGATGGCCGACGTCCTCGCGTTCCGCATGAAGCAGCGGCCCGTGCGCGTGGCCGCGGGCATCTCGACGATCACCGTCTCGATCTTCTACCTGCTCGCGCAGATGGTCGGCGCGGGTGCCCTCGTCACGCTGCTTCTCGGGGTCAGCAGCCCCGCCGCGAAGAACATCACCATCGTCGCGGTGGGCGCGCTGATGATCTTCTACGTCACCGTGGGTGGCATGAAGGGCACCACCTGGGTGCAGATCATCAAGGCCGTGCTGCTGATGACCGGCACGACCCTCGTCACCATCCTCGTGATGATCAAGTTCGGCGGCAGCGTGAGCGCTCTGCTGGGCGCGGCCGCGGAGAACAGCGGCAAGGGCGACGCCTTCCTCAACCCGGGGCAGAAGTACGGCACCGTGCTGCAGGGCGTGACCGGCAAGCTCGACCTCATCAGCCTCGGCATCGCGCTGGTGCTCGGCACCGCCGGTCTGCCGCACATCCTCACGCGCTTCTACACGGTGCCGGACGCCAAGGCCGCCCGGAAGTCCGTCCTGTGGGCGATCGGCATCATCGGCTCGTTCTACCTGATGACGATCGCCCTGGGCTTCGGTGCCGCGGCCCTGGTCGGGCGGGCGGACATCATCGCCCAGTCGCCGTCGGGCAACACCGCCGCACCGCAGCTGGCGCAGGCCATCGGCGCGGACTTCTTCGGCGACACCGGCGGCACCCTGATGCTCGCCATCATCGCCGCGGTCGCCTTCGCCACGATCCTCGCGGTCGTCGCCGGCCTGACCCTGGCGTCGTCCAGCTCCTTCGCCCACGACATCTACGCCAGCGTCATCAAGCGGGGCACGGCCAACGAGCGGCAGGAGGTCCGCGTCGCACGCATCGCCGCCATCGCCATCGGTGCTGTCTCGATCGTGCTGAGCATCTACGCGCAGAAGCTCAACGTCGCGTTCCTCGTCGCGCTGGCCTTCGCTGTCGCCGCGTCGGGCAACCTGCCCGCGATCCTCTACAGCCTGTTCTGGAAGCGCTTCAACACCGCAGGCGCCGTGTCCGCCATCTACGGCGGCCTCGTCTCCAGCGTCGTCCTCGTGGCCTTCTCGCCGGTCGTGTCCGGCAAGGTCGTCCCGGGCGTCAACGGCGCCCCCGACACCAGCGGCTCGCTGTTCGGGCTCGGCACCGACTTCTCGTGGTTCCCGCTGGAGAACCCCGGGCTGGTCTCGATCCCCTTCGGCTTCTTCTGCGGCTGGCTCGGGACCGTGCTGTCCAAGGAGTACAACGCTGAGAAGTACGCCGAGATGGAGGTCCGCTCCCTCACCGGCGCCGGCTCCGAGAAGGCAGTCGCGCACTGA
- the acs gene encoding acetate--CoA ligase, protein MTQQTGLDALSTENRRFDPPADLAAHANVTADAYEHAAKDRLGFWEEQAQRLEWATPWTEVLDWQPPFARWFVCGELNVAVNCVDRHVAAGHGDRVAIHWVGEPEGDRRDLTYADLQREVCQAANALTDLGVRAGDRVCLYLPMIPEAIVAMLACARLGAPHSVVFGGFSSQSLVDRITDADARFVITADGGYRRGAPSALKPAVDEALARCPGVEKVLVVRRTGQEVGWDDTRDVWWHDVVDAASETHEAEAFDSEHPLFLLYTSGTTGKPKGILHTTGGYLTQVAWTHQAVFDLKPETDVYWCTADIGWVTGHSYVAYGPLANGATQVLYEGTPDAGGQDRWWRIVAELGVTILYTAPTAIRTFMKWGDELPGAHDLSSLRVLGSVGEPINPEAWMWYRRVIGGDRCPIVDTWWQTETGAMMISPLPGVTSCKPGSAMGPLPGVSVDIVDGNGNPAQAGFLTLDEPWPAMLRGIWGDEERFRETYWSRFEGRYFAGDGAKWDDDQVLWLLGRVDDVMNVSGHRISTTEVESALVSHPSVAEAAVVGAEDPTTGQAIVAFVTVRGDVADDVSGGEAFAQELRDHVAKEIGPIAKPRQILITPELPKTRSGKIMRRLLRDVAEHRELGDVTTLADPTVVNAINDKMGSSSAED, encoded by the coding sequence GTGACGCAGCAGACCGGCCTCGATGCCCTGTCGACCGAGAACCGCCGCTTCGACCCGCCTGCCGACCTGGCCGCGCACGCCAACGTCACCGCGGACGCCTACGAGCACGCGGCCAAGGACCGGCTCGGCTTCTGGGAGGAGCAGGCGCAGCGCCTCGAGTGGGCGACGCCGTGGACCGAGGTGCTCGACTGGCAGCCGCCCTTCGCCCGCTGGTTCGTCTGCGGGGAGCTCAACGTCGCGGTCAACTGCGTCGACCGCCACGTCGCCGCTGGCCACGGCGACCGGGTCGCGATCCACTGGGTCGGCGAGCCCGAGGGCGACCGCCGTGACCTCACCTACGCCGACCTGCAGCGCGAGGTCTGCCAGGCGGCCAACGCGCTCACCGACCTCGGGGTCCGCGCCGGCGACCGGGTCTGCCTCTACCTCCCGATGATCCCCGAGGCGATCGTGGCGATGCTCGCCTGCGCGCGCCTCGGCGCCCCCCACAGCGTGGTCTTCGGGGGCTTCAGCTCGCAGTCGCTCGTCGACCGGATCACCGACGCCGACGCGCGCTTCGTCATCACCGCCGACGGCGGCTACCGCCGCGGTGCGCCGTCGGCGCTCAAGCCCGCGGTGGACGAGGCGCTGGCCCGCTGCCCGGGGGTCGAGAAGGTGCTGGTGGTCCGTCGTACCGGCCAGGAGGTCGGCTGGGACGACACCCGCGACGTGTGGTGGCACGACGTGGTGGACGCTGCCAGCGAGACCCACGAGGCCGAGGCCTTCGACAGCGAGCACCCGCTGTTCCTGCTCTACACCTCCGGCACGACCGGCAAGCCGAAGGGCATCCTGCACACCACCGGCGGCTACCTCACGCAGGTCGCCTGGACCCACCAGGCCGTCTTCGACCTCAAGCCCGAGACCGACGTCTACTGGTGCACCGCCGACATCGGCTGGGTGACCGGGCACTCGTACGTCGCCTACGGCCCGCTGGCCAACGGCGCGACGCAGGTGCTCTACGAGGGCACTCCCGACGCGGGTGGCCAGGACCGGTGGTGGCGCATCGTCGCCGAGCTCGGCGTGACGATCCTCTACACCGCACCGACGGCGATCCGGACCTTCATGAAGTGGGGCGACGAGCTGCCGGGAGCCCACGACCTCTCGAGCCTCAGGGTCCTCGGCAGCGTCGGTGAGCCGATCAACCCGGAGGCCTGGATGTGGTACCGCCGGGTCATCGGCGGCGACCGGTGCCCGATCGTGGACACCTGGTGGCAGACCGAGACCGGGGCGATGATGATCAGCCCGCTGCCGGGGGTGACGTCGTGCAAGCCGGGGTCGGCGATGGGGCCGCTGCCGGGCGTCTCGGTCGACATCGTCGACGGCAACGGCAACCCCGCGCAAGCCGGATTCCTCACCCTCGACGAGCCGTGGCCGGCGATGCTGCGCGGCATCTGGGGAGACGAGGAGCGCTTCCGCGAGACCTACTGGAGCCGCTTCGAGGGTCGCTACTTCGCCGGTGACGGCGCCAAGTGGGACGACGACCAGGTGCTGTGGCTGCTCGGCCGCGTCGACGACGTCATGAACGTCAGCGGCCACCGCATCTCCACCACCGAGGTCGAGTCGGCGCTGGTCAGCCACCCGTCGGTCGCCGAGGCCGCGGTCGTCGGCGCCGAGGATCCCACCACCGGTCAGGCGATCGTCGCCTTCGTCACCGTGCGCGGCGACGTCGCCGACGACGTGTCCGGCGGTGAGGCCTTCGCCCAGGAGCTGCGCGACCACGTCGCGAAGGAGATCGGGCCGATCGCCAAGCCGCGCCAGATCCTCATCACGCCCGAGCTGCCCAAGACCCGCAGCGGCAAGATCATGCGCCGGCTGCTGCGCGACGTCGCGGAGCACCGCGAGCTCGGTGACGTGACGACGCTGGCCGACCCGACGGTCGTCAACGCCATCAATGACAAGATGGGGTCATCCAGCGCGGAGGACTGA
- the nhaA gene encoding Na+/H+ antiporter NhaA, whose translation MRFADYLRVERNGGLVMLAATALALVVANTVLAGPYDDLRHLTFGVEALDARLPLEAWVADGLLAIFFFVAGLEVKRELVVGELADRKLAALPALAALGGMVVPALVYLAVTAGSDGAGRGWAVPVATDIAFALAVLAVFGARAPISLRVLLLSLAVVDDLGAIALIAVLFTDDLELLPLAGAVALLVAYAALVRRNRTPWWLVVPLAVAVWLCVHASGVHATVAGVALGLLTRVHRRDGEMESPAERLEHRLQPWSAGLIVPLFAFTAAGVAVSGDALRDVVTEPVGLGIALGLVVGKLVGVLGGAALAVRLGLAALPESLRWRDVAAVAVLAGCGFTVSLLIAQLAFDGAVAELATVSVLVASTLAAVTGALALRLARPEPAAR comes from the coding sequence GTGCGTTTCGCCGACTACCTGCGCGTCGAGCGCAACGGCGGGCTCGTCATGCTCGCCGCCACCGCCCTGGCGCTGGTCGTCGCAAACACCGTGCTCGCCGGTCCCTACGACGACCTGCGCCACCTGACCTTCGGGGTCGAGGCGCTCGACGCGCGACTGCCGCTCGAGGCCTGGGTCGCCGACGGGCTGCTCGCGATCTTCTTCTTCGTCGCGGGCCTCGAGGTCAAGCGCGAGCTGGTCGTCGGCGAGCTCGCCGACCGCAAGCTCGCTGCGCTGCCCGCGCTCGCGGCACTCGGCGGCATGGTGGTGCCAGCGCTGGTCTACCTCGCCGTGACCGCCGGGTCGGACGGGGCCGGTCGCGGCTGGGCCGTGCCCGTAGCGACCGACATCGCCTTCGCCCTCGCCGTCCTCGCGGTCTTCGGCGCCCGCGCGCCGATCTCGCTACGCGTGCTCCTGCTGAGCCTCGCCGTCGTCGACGACCTGGGTGCGATCGCGCTGATCGCCGTGCTCTTCACCGACGACCTCGAGCTCCTCCCGCTCGCCGGCGCGGTCGCGCTGCTGGTGGCCTACGCCGCCCTCGTGCGCCGCAACCGCACACCCTGGTGGCTCGTCGTCCCTCTTGCCGTCGCCGTATGGCTCTGCGTCCACGCCTCCGGGGTGCACGCCACGGTCGCCGGCGTGGCCCTCGGGCTGCTGACCCGGGTGCACCGCAGGGACGGGGAGATGGAGTCGCCGGCCGAGCGGCTCGAGCACCGGCTGCAGCCGTGGTCCGCGGGGCTGATCGTCCCGCTGTTCGCCTTCACCGCCGCCGGCGTCGCGGTCTCCGGCGACGCGCTGCGCGACGTCGTCACCGAGCCGGTCGGGCTCGGCATCGCGCTCGGCCTCGTCGTCGGCAAGCTGGTCGGCGTGCTCGGGGGCGCGGCGCTGGCCGTGCGGCTCGGCCTCGCCGCGCTGCCGGAGTCGCTGCGGTGGCGCGACGTCGCCGCCGTCGCCGTGCTGGCCGGGTGCGGCTTCACCGTGAGCCTGCTGATCGCCCAGCTGGCCTTCGACGGCGCCGTGGCCGAGCTCGCCACCGTCTCCGTCCTCGTCGCGAGCACGCTGGCGGCCGTCACCGGAGCCCTCGCCCTGCGCCTCGCGCGTCCGGAGCCCGCCGCCCGCTGA
- a CDS encoding diguanylate cyclase, whose amino-acid sequence MDDRPVVLLAEDSPTVRALVRVELEDAGYAVVEAADGRVAVDLARQSAPSVVLLDVEMPVLDGYGVIAELKVDPATRDVPVVILTGQADLVKALDAGAHDFVRKPPQQGELRARVAAAVRVKVLQDELRARADELERVSRTDHLTGLHNRRHIEEHLRRLRSGARRHGYPLAVLVIDVDHFKQVNDTLGHAGGDEVLIEVARRLGATVRREDLVGRWGGEEFIVLAPHTDLPAAAALGERLRMAVGGTPVLGGGRALTVTISVGAAAGDGDDDLVVQADRHLYAAKAAGRDRVEADATV is encoded by the coding sequence GTGGACGACCGCCCGGTGGTGCTGCTCGCGGAGGACAGCCCGACCGTGCGCGCGCTCGTCCGCGTCGAGCTCGAGGACGCCGGCTACGCCGTCGTCGAGGCCGCTGACGGCCGCGTCGCCGTCGACCTCGCCCGTCAGAGCGCCCCGTCGGTGGTGCTGCTCGACGTGGAGATGCCGGTGCTCGACGGCTACGGCGTGATCGCGGAGCTCAAGGTCGATCCTGCGACCCGCGACGTGCCGGTGGTCATCCTCACCGGCCAGGCCGACCTGGTGAAGGCCCTCGACGCCGGGGCGCACGACTTCGTCCGCAAGCCCCCGCAGCAGGGCGAGCTGCGGGCCCGGGTCGCCGCGGCGGTCCGGGTGAAGGTGCTGCAGGACGAGCTGCGCGCCCGCGCCGACGAGCTCGAGCGGGTCAGCCGCACCGACCACCTCACCGGCCTGCACAACCGCCGCCACATCGAGGAGCACCTGCGCAGGCTGCGCTCCGGGGCGCGGCGCCACGGCTACCCCCTCGCCGTGCTGGTCATCGACGTCGACCACTTCAAGCAGGTCAACGACACCCTCGGTCACGCCGGCGGCGACGAGGTGCTCATCGAGGTCGCCCGCCGCCTCGGGGCGACCGTTCGCCGCGAGGACCTGGTCGGCCGGTGGGGCGGCGAGGAGTTCATCGTGCTGGCGCCGCACACGGACCTGCCTGCCGCGGCAGCGCTGGGCGAGCGGCTGCGGATGGCCGTCGGCGGGACCCCCGTCCTGGGTGGTGGTCGCGCGCTCACCGTGACGATCAGCGTCGGCGCGGCCGCCGGCGACGGTGACGACGACCTGGTCGTACAGGCCGACCGCCACCTCTACGCCGCCAAGGCCGCGGGCCGCGACCGGGTCGAGGCCGACGCCACCGTGTGA
- a CDS encoding phage holin family protein — MTARQADDLTVEPSLGQLVSTATADLSELLRKEVQLAKLEITQEVVRAGKGAGMLGGAGVAAGLGALFLTIALAFAIGSAVGLGWGFAIVGLLYLVAAGALALTGKKGLSRLGPPRRTIETVKDDLDWAKHPTHT, encoded by the coding sequence GTGACGGCCCGGCAGGCCGACGACCTGACCGTCGAGCCGTCCCTCGGCCAGCTGGTGTCCACGGCCACGGCCGACCTGTCCGAGCTGCTCCGCAAGGAGGTCCAGCTCGCCAAGCTCGAGATCACCCAGGAGGTGGTCCGGGCCGGCAAGGGCGCCGGCATGCTCGGCGGGGCGGGCGTCGCAGCGGGACTGGGAGCGCTCTTCCTCACCATCGCGCTCGCCTTCGCGATCGGCAGCGCGGTCGGCCTCGGCTGGGGCTTCGCGATCGTCGGGCTGCTCTACCTCGTGGCCGCCGGTGCGCTGGCGCTGACGGGCAAGAAGGGCCTGTCGCGGCTGGGCCCGCCGCGCCGCACCATCGAGACGGTCAAGGACGACCTCGACTGGGCGAAGCACCCCACGCACACCTGA
- a CDS encoding alpha/beta hydrolase, translating into MPPEESVALVDGPWRHREVTANGIRFHVAECGPADGPLILLLHGFPEFWWSWRHQLEALGAAGYRAVAPDLRGYGASDKPPRGYDQYTLSSDVAGMVRALGAHDAVLVGHDWGGFLAWAVATLHPRVVRSLVVLAAPHPLRFRQALRSDLAQARASSYIGFFQLPKAPEARLVRDDGAYVAELLHRWGGPGFPDAETEARCREAIQVPAVANCSLEWYRWAARSLTRPSGQRFTRLLERGVTVPTLQLHGALDTCLLPTSAHGSGHYVRAPYELRVLDGLGHFVHEEDPELVTELLLEHAGA; encoded by the coding sequence ATGCCGCCCGAGGAGTCCGTCGCGCTGGTCGACGGCCCGTGGCGGCACCGCGAGGTCACGGCCAACGGCATCCGCTTCCATGTCGCAGAGTGCGGCCCGGCCGACGGCCCGCTCATCCTGCTGCTGCACGGCTTCCCGGAGTTCTGGTGGAGCTGGCGCCACCAGCTCGAGGCGCTCGGCGCTGCGGGCTACCGCGCGGTCGCGCCCGACCTGCGCGGCTACGGCGCGTCCGACAAGCCGCCTCGCGGGTACGACCAGTACACGCTGTCCTCCGACGTCGCCGGGATGGTCCGGGCGCTCGGCGCGCACGACGCGGTCCTCGTCGGGCACGACTGGGGCGGCTTCCTCGCCTGGGCCGTCGCGACCCTTCACCCACGGGTCGTGCGCTCCCTCGTGGTCCTCGCCGCACCGCACCCGCTGCGGTTCCGCCAGGCCCTGCGCAGCGACCTGGCCCAGGCGCGCGCGTCGTCGTACATCGGGTTCTTCCAGCTGCCCAAGGCGCCCGAGGCGCGGCTGGTGCGCGACGACGGCGCCTACGTCGCCGAGCTGCTGCACCGCTGGGGCGGGCCGGGCTTCCCCGACGCGGAGACCGAGGCGCGCTGCCGCGAGGCCATCCAGGTGCCCGCCGTCGCGAACTGCTCGCTGGAGTGGTACCGCTGGGCCGCGCGCTCGCTGACCCGGCCGTCGGGGCAGCGCTTCACCCGGCTGCTCGAGCGCGGCGTGACCGTGCCGACGCTGCAGCTGCACGGGGCGCTCGACACCTGCCTGCTGCCGACGTCCGCCCACGGCTCGGGTCACTACGTGCGCGCGCCCTACGAGCTGCGGGTCCTCGACGGGCTCGGGCACTTCGTGCACGAGGAGGACCCCGAGCTCGTCACCGAGCTGCTGCTCGAGCATGCGGGCGCGTGA
- a CDS encoding DUF309 domain-containing protein, protein MRARDRLGRPVPVDSPDAVLDPPSVPLSEALELARTLAAVGRWYSAHDVLEEAWKADRDGPWQGLAQVCVGMTHLQRGNAVGGARLLRRGAATLAGHADHAGLARRAEDAAARAESGDLPTLAL, encoded by the coding sequence ATGCGGGCGCGTGACCGGCTGGGCCGACCGGTCCCGGTGGACTCCCCCGACGCCGTCCTCGACCCGCCGTCCGTGCCGCTGTCCGAGGCACTCGAGCTTGCCCGCACGCTGGCCGCTGTGGGCCGGTGGTACTCCGCGCACGACGTGCTGGAGGAGGCCTGGAAGGCCGACCGTGACGGCCCGTGGCAGGGGCTCGCGCAGGTCTGCGTCGGCATGACCCACCTCCAGCGCGGCAACGCCGTCGGAGGCGCCCGCCTCCTGCGCCGCGGCGCCGCCACCCTCGCGGGGCACGCCGACCACGCCGGGCTGGCGCGCCGGGCCGAGGACGCCGCCGCCCGGGCCGAGTCCGGCGACCTGCCGACCCTGGCCCTCTAG
- a CDS encoding GNAT family protein, translating into MSEFLPWPARTDTAEGAAAWLAPYETGDEGRVVAAGAWHGDELVGGIVLFRHDPAAATVELGCWVTAPAEGTGVVRAACVEGLRTARDELRAERVTWQCDPRNERSFGLARRVGFVHEGTLRSAYVLRGERTDVAVLGLVGGEIDRAVSGS; encoded by the coding sequence CTGTCGGAGTTCCTGCCGTGGCCGGCGCGCACCGACACCGCCGAGGGCGCAGCCGCGTGGCTGGCCCCCTACGAGACCGGTGACGAGGGCCGGGTCGTCGCTGCCGGGGCGTGGCACGGCGACGAGCTGGTCGGCGGGATCGTGCTCTTCCGCCACGACCCCGCAGCAGCGACCGTCGAGCTCGGCTGCTGGGTGACGGCGCCGGCCGAGGGCACCGGAGTCGTGCGGGCCGCCTGCGTCGAGGGGCTCCGCACGGCGCGCGACGAGCTCCGGGCGGAGCGGGTCACCTGGCAGTGCGACCCGCGCAACGAGCGGTCCTTCGGCCTGGCCCGCCGGGTCGGGTTCGTCCACGAGGGGACGCTTCGCTCGGCGTACGTCCTGCGGGGTGAGCGGACCGACGTCGCTGTGCTGGGACTCGTGGGCGGGGAGATCGACCGGGCGGTGTCAGGCAGCTGA
- a CDS encoding MarP family serine protease, producing MRGDLLDLVLLGASLLFAVSGYRQGFVVGVLSFVGFLGGGVLGAKIAPDLARTSAFDGLPTAAVGLGAVFFLAIVGQVVATMVGAALRRRLTWKPARVVDAFAGGAISVVSLLLVAWLVGTAVASSPFTGLASQVRRSQVLAIVDDAVPAAGKRFFADFRALIDDRGFPEVFGGLAPTEAADVDPPDPALARSAAVQSVRDEVLKITGVAEDCQRRIEGTGFVYAPERVMTNAHVVAGVRDPDVEVGDRKIRATVVLYDPGRDIAVLRVPGLGRSPLAFTGPASTGQSAVVVGYPNDGPFRADAARIARTQKARGPDIYQRSTVVREIYALRGRVQPGNSGGPLIDTQGKVLGVIFAAAADDPETGYALTAAEVASDARAGATATTRVSTQSCD from the coding sequence GTGCGCGGCGACCTGCTCGACCTCGTGCTCCTCGGAGCCTCGCTGCTGTTCGCCGTGTCCGGCTACCGCCAGGGCTTCGTCGTCGGGGTGCTGTCGTTCGTGGGCTTCCTCGGCGGCGGGGTGCTCGGGGCCAAGATCGCGCCGGACCTCGCGCGCACCTCCGCCTTCGACGGGCTGCCGACCGCGGCGGTCGGCCTCGGGGCGGTCTTCTTCCTCGCGATCGTCGGCCAGGTCGTCGCGACGATGGTCGGCGCGGCCCTGCGGCGGCGGCTGACGTGGAAGCCGGCGCGGGTCGTCGACGCCTTCGCCGGCGGGGCGATCAGCGTCGTCTCGCTGCTGCTCGTGGCGTGGCTGGTCGGGACCGCGGTCGCCTCGTCGCCCTTCACCGGGCTGGCGTCGCAGGTGCGCCGCTCGCAGGTCCTGGCCATCGTCGACGACGCGGTGCCGGCGGCCGGCAAGCGCTTCTTCGCCGACTTCCGCGCCCTCATCGACGACCGTGGCTTCCCGGAGGTGTTCGGCGGTCTCGCCCCGACCGAGGCCGCCGACGTCGACCCGCCGGACCCGGCGCTCGCGCGGTCCGCGGCCGTGCAGTCCGTGCGCGACGAGGTCCTCAAGATCACCGGTGTCGCGGAGGACTGCCAGCGCCGCATCGAGGGCACCGGCTTCGTCTACGCCCCCGAGCGGGTCATGACCAACGCCCACGTCGTCGCAGGCGTGCGCGACCCCGACGTCGAGGTCGGTGACCGCAAGATCCGCGCCACCGTCGTCCTCTACGACCCGGGCCGCGACATCGCGGTGCTGCGGGTGCCGGGCCTCGGCCGCTCGCCGCTGGCCTTCACCGGCCCGGCCTCCACGGGGCAGAGCGCGGTCGTCGTCGGCTACCCTAACGACGGGCCGTTCCGCGCCGACGCCGCCCGCATCGCCCGCACCCAGAAGGCTCGCGGGCCCGACATCTACCAGCGCAGCACGGTCGTCCGCGAGATCTACGCGCTGCGCGGGCGGGTGCAGCCGGGCAACTCCGGCGGGCCGCTCATCGACACGCAGGGCAAGGTGCTGGGCGTGATCTTCGCCGCCGCTGCCGACGACCCCGAGACCGGCTACGCCCTGACCGCGGCCGAGGTGGCCTCCGACGCGCGCGCCGGGGCCACCGCGACCACGCGCGTCAGCACCCAGTCCTGCGACTGA
- a CDS encoding CoA pyrophosphatase — MTVPAWLQPLVDALPALRVEDFTRFAPPAEGGRDSAVLVLFAEGPHGPDLLLIERAHTLRSHAGQPAFPGGAVDPEDDGPVAAALREAEEEVGLDASSVDVLGLLPSLYIPPSGFVVHPVLAFWREPHPVRAVDLAEVADVVRVPVSDLVDPANRVSVTHPSGWVGPGFEVADLLVWGFTAGLLDRLLAAAGMELPWDRSRRRELDAATVALAARGAFAPRPGDGPV; from the coding sequence GTGACCGTCCCTGCCTGGCTGCAGCCGCTCGTCGACGCGCTGCCCGCCCTGCGGGTCGAGGACTTCACGCGCTTCGCCCCGCCTGCCGAGGGCGGCCGCGACAGCGCGGTGCTCGTGCTGTTCGCCGAGGGGCCGCACGGACCGGACCTGCTGCTCATCGAGCGGGCCCACACCCTGCGCTCCCACGCCGGCCAGCCGGCCTTCCCCGGCGGGGCGGTCGACCCCGAGGACGACGGGCCGGTCGCGGCGGCGCTGCGTGAGGCGGAGGAGGAGGTCGGCCTCGACGCCTCCTCGGTCGACGTCCTCGGCCTGCTGCCGAGCCTCTACATCCCGCCGTCGGGCTTCGTCGTCCACCCGGTGCTCGCCTTCTGGCGCGAGCCGCACCCAGTGCGCGCCGTCGACCTGGCCGAGGTGGCGGACGTCGTCCGCGTGCCCGTGTCCGACCTCGTCGACCCGGCCAACCGCGTCTCCGTCACGCACCCGAGCGGCTGGGTCGGGCCCGGCTTCGAGGTCGCGGACCTGCTGGTGTGGGGCTTCACGGCGGGGCTGCTCGACCGGCTGCTCGCCGCCGCCGGGATGGAGCTGCCCTGGGACCGCTCCCGCCGGCGCGAGCTCGACGCGGCCACGGTCGCGCTCGCCGCCCGGGGGGCCTTCGCGCCGCGCCCCGGCGACGGTCCGGTGTGA
- a CDS encoding TlpA disulfide reductase family protein: protein MTRKQVVGFAVVVVLLAAAFVVQAVRAGGDPESAELVGLRERAALAACPPGLSAELPDLELACLGGGPAVRMQATGTGRPTLVNAWGSWCDPCKREIPELVQLATRATGKVDVVGVLTQDDLDKGLDFAVAAGMRYPSLVDDDGAFFRTYSAGPPVTVFLAADGRVAHVERGEIASLQEMLDLVKTHLGVTV from the coding sequence GTGACGCGCAAGCAGGTGGTGGGCTTCGCGGTCGTCGTCGTCCTGCTCGCGGCCGCTTTCGTCGTGCAGGCCGTCCGGGCAGGGGGCGACCCGGAGTCCGCTGAGCTCGTAGGGCTGCGCGAGCGCGCCGCGCTGGCGGCCTGCCCACCGGGGCTGTCGGCCGAGCTGCCCGACCTCGAGCTGGCGTGCCTGGGCGGTGGGCCGGCGGTGCGGATGCAGGCGACCGGGACCGGCCGGCCGACGCTGGTCAACGCGTGGGGCTCGTGGTGCGACCCGTGCAAGCGCGAGATCCCCGAGCTGGTGCAGCTCGCGACCCGCGCGACCGGGAAGGTCGACGTCGTCGGCGTGCTCACCCAGGACGACCTCGACAAGGGCCTCGACTTCGCGGTCGCGGCCGGCATGCGCTACCCGTCGCTGGTCGACGATGACGGTGCCTTCTTCCGCACCTACAGCGCGGGGCCGCCCGTCACCGTCTTCCTCGCCGCCGACGGCCGGGTCGCCCACGTCGAGCGCGGGGAGATCGCGTCGCTGCAGGAGATGCTCGACCTGGTGAAGACCCACCTGGGCGTGACGGTGTGA